TCTGAGGAGGAGCTGGAACCTGATCCGAGCGAGACAGATTCCGAGGAGTTGGACGGAAAGAGTATAACCGAATGGCTGAGCGAACTAGACGCAATCTCCAAACAAGTAGAAGCAGAGTTACTCTCACGAGGCATCAACAGCTGCAACGCAGTTCAAGTCCTCGAAGCTGTAAACACCGTCCTCTTCGACATGAGAGGCTTCAAGAGGACATCAACATGCTTTGATGAAGACCCCAAGGATTACTACCTTCACTCTGTCCTTACCTCTAGATGCGGCACTGGTAAAAAACACCCCCTCCCCCTCTTTAGCTTTGTCACTGTCTCTAATCTTATCTTTTCAATGTGCAGCCTTCTTGTTTAGTGTAATATACATTGAAGTGTGCCAGCGCCTCGGTGTGCCTATCGTGGGAGCTAAGGTTGGGGAAGAGTTTTTGGTTTGGCCTGAGACTGAGAATCCAGAAGAACTCTTTGAAGTTGCAACTTCAGGGAAGAGCTTGTTTGCTATTGTCAATGGAAAGTGCGTTGATGATCCTAAATCAATGGCATCAGAGTTAACCGGAAAGTCACTTCTGGGTCTTGATGTTGCTACAAACAGAGACATTATAGGGATTGCTCTCGCCAATCTGTTTGTAAGTCTCTATCACTTATAAACTAAACTAGACATTCTTTAAATTCAAAAGATTGAGACAGATTCTATTTTAGAGGGTTCATTGGAAACGTGCTTCGAAGCCAACACCTGGACAAATGCTGACTGCTCCTCTTACTGAACTTAACAACTTCAGGATTTCTAATATTCCATTGTTGCGGCCTCATGATCTTAGGTACTAAAagacttctctctttctctatatGAAGGGGATGATTAGCCTTTGATTTATTCATCTTAACATATTCGGTTTGTGGTGATGAGGGAAGGTTGGCTATTGCGGCTGCTGAAAGGCTGTTGATGTTGGAACCTAATAACTGGCGAGTTCGAAGAGACCTTGGCATGATGCACTACTACGTCAGGTAAACACCTTCTAAGACAATATAGATTATAGTTGCTTGTTGGTTTAGTTTTTGATGGAATGGTGAATTGTTGGAGCAGGCAATGTAGAGAGGCGATTATAGAGCTGAGCATATGTATAGCCTCCTTTGCgattgaggaagaagaagcaaaagagtTGAAGCTTTTTGTTGAGAAACTTCATCGACTCTTTTCATTGATGTCTTCTCCCTTGGACTCTGATCGCTTGGCCCTTCGTtgaaaactctctctctctctattccaCTTGTAAATACTCTCTTTCTATTAGTCTCTGTTGTGTGTTTAGAAAGACCCTTTTGTGGATGGGAGACATGGAACTTTTGGTTGTGTGTAACTCTTTCACTTTCTTCCGATCATGAGTAATAAACAATTGATTCCCCAGAGTAAACAGAGTCcaaaacttcctttttttttggaaatggtTTATCATGTTTTGACACTCAGCCTTTTGAACCTAGACCAGTGCCTATATAACTATAATCATTtccaaaccaaatttttttcctaaattaaatttaaaccaGTTATCAGGACTGTACTTCTACTGTGTATCCAAtctgaaataaaaatatgtgaATTGTAATGGAAATGTTTTGTGGTCGTTTTTCTCCATGTACAACCATGAGAAAACGTTCTGGTTTACAGGCACAGTACAAAGTAGAAGCTAGTAAATTATGAATGATTAGCATAAGGTAACTGAACTTAGAATATTCAAcgaagcaaaacaaaaataaacttataAACATTTCCTCCTCAACATATGAAAGGAAATAATATAGGCAATTATATCCATGCATTATTTGTTTCAAACATTTGTAGGTATAGGAAAAATAACATAGTAACCGTCATATTTGttctttgaaattttgaaactaaaagtAACGCATTCATACTTGAAACGGAAAAAAAAGTAACGCATACAAGAGATAACTATTCTTGCTCAATCGGTTGATGCAGATTTAGAGAAATTTCATCTTCCATCTAAAGTCTAAACCTTCCTCTTATACGGATTGGATAATCAAACTGGGATTAAATGTAATCTTGCGTTGATGGTCAAAAAAGTAACTAGGGTTgcataaatttgatttaaaatataagtttagTGATGAgttaagtttgaaaaaaaaaaggaaaacaaaagaaTTTAATTAGTATAGTTTTTGAAATGAACACGTTCTAGAACGTaggaaaacacacaaaatctgTGCATGCATCTGGTCATGCATgcataaaaaagaagaatgtaAATATTGACCTCCAGGCTCCAAGTATGAAGTTGCAACACTTGTACTAGAGTATGTTTTGTTCCTCCTTTTATGACCTTCGAGTTTTGATGATTTTGCTGTCTGAACAATTAATTTATTCACTAATTATCTTATAAAGCCCGACTAAAATGACCGAATCTATGTACTAGAATGCTTTGTTCCTCCTTTTATACAAGGCGACACTGTGTGAGTACTGAGTAGTTTTTGTATCCTACGTACTCACAATCACAATCTTTGGTGGTATAAACAATATTGTCCTTCTATCCAACATTATAGACTTGTGGTTTCCATATTTGTAGTACTGAGTTTCCGACCAACGTCTTTAATCAACAACTACATACTTTTTTGACAGATTTACTTCGCGAATTATGAACCTGTGAACAATTTTCTATTTCTTCAAATAAAATCATTGTAAGAGTGTCCAATAACGCCGTTCTTGAACTGTTACTTcgacaaaacaaattaaaatatatttgacaaaataataattttattaatattttgacaaaacaaacaatcaaatGTGTAGGTTACCCAAAATAGACAACCAAATCTAACATGATACTATTGTGACTAGATTACTAACTATTTTTCTCGTAGTATGTCATATTAACTTACGCAAATATTACATGagcaaaataaaatactttctcAATTCCATAAAAAgtatcattttaatattttttcttattacacGATGAATGTTATAGAATTTCAATACAACTTATACTTACATACTTTTATCTTGATATTAATTGCAAATtttgatcttataaataattttatttatctcaaatactataaattaaagaaatgtAATTAATAATAACATAAATGCAGTtcaatcatttttaaaatttgtatgaaaaatgtcaaatcGACACTCCGTGAAATGGAGTAAATATCTTTTTAGGTTTGGATTAGTAGTTTATGCTGAAACATCAACTAGTTTGCTTCACTAGATACATATATGCAATGCAATTGAATGATTATTTCTTTTGATGATCTCTAATATATAACTGATGTGAATTGAAAGACTTCATTGTTAGTTTGGCGGGTCTTGTCCAACTCGAAACTTTTGGGTAAGGATTGGTAGAGTTCTGCATCTCACTACAGAAGATAACTTGGTGTATCTGCATAGTTGCACTTTTGCAATAGAGTTAACCTTTTAATTTATAACCACGGGGTGGTGGGCTAGGGGTCTTGAGGTAGTTAACACACCAATACGGACCCGGGTTCGAATACTCCCTGTGACCACAGAATGCTTTACGCCTTTCCTAAGTTTAAAGTTATCGCGGCGTTGGTGCCGGGTCCTTGGGTAATGGGTATTAATGCTGGCTAGTTCCGGGCCAAGGGGATTAGATGATTGGCAATCGGAAACCACGTGCGGATTACGGGCCTTTGGGTAAACGGAAACCACGTGCGGATTACGGGTCACCTTTGAACctcctgttaaaaaaaaaataaaaaaccttttaattttatatgaggatacccaaaatatattattttactaaattactaGGTAAATTGTTCGTACCGAAGCAAATCCAAATAAGCCAAATAgtatatactttttaaaatctGAAATAGTATTACTATCACTACTTTTAGTCATTTAcctaatttataaaacttacaaatacacaaaaaaattcaaacactTCGAGAGAACcatcaaataataatatcatcGTACATATAAAACTAGTAGGCCTAGAAACTAGAGTATAGATTACAACTTCACACTTCCTCAACAAAATAGAAACGATTACATTCACATACCAACGAATCGAAGAATAATCCTAGCttcacataaaataaaattttcacaaaaatatttattgatttttccatttcattttttttttttttgtcactaatTTTTTCCATTTCATAATTACTAGTATTATATAGCCCCACACTGGCACTCATCTTCCTCAGTCCTCACAGGCTTCAACGTGTaggtaaagaaagaaaaaaataacaaagcAGTGCAATGTACTctgtttcttcctcttccttcatCTCTACATTCTCTCCTAAACCCTCTCTTCATCTTCGCCACTCATCTTCCTCTCGTCTTCTTCCCCGTATCAACTCCACCGTCGTCGAAGAACGATCCCCGATCATTAACCCAAGCGAAAACAATGGCCCTCCTCATAAGAAACTCTACACTCGGACTAACCGCAACGCAGTTGCATCTCCGGCGAAACTCCGACCAGAAACGACTCTCGTAGCAGCCCTCTTCACCACCGTAGAAGATGCCATCAACACGTTCATCGATCCACCGTCACGTCCTTCCGTAGATCCAAAACACGTTCTCTCAGGTAACTTCGCTCCTGTTCTCGACGAGCTTCCTCCAACGGAATGTGAGATCATCCACGGCTCTCTTCCTCCGTCTCTTGACGGCGCTTACATCCGTAACGGCCCGAACCCACAGTTTCTCCCTCGTGGCCCTTACCACCTATTCGACGGTGACGGCATGCTTCACGCGATTCGTATCCGTAATGGTAAAGCCACGCTCTGTAGCAGATTCGTCAAGACTTATAAGTACAACGTCGAGAAACAAAACGGAGCTCCCGTGATACCTAACGTGTTTTCGGGATTTAACGGCGTGACGGCGTCAGTTGCTCGTGGAGCTTTAACGGCGTTAAGGGTTTTAGCGGGACAGTATAATCCGGTTAACGGCATTGGTTTGGCTAATACGAGTCTAGCGTTCTTCTGTAACCGTCTCTTCGCTTTAGGAGAATCTGATTTACCCTACGCCGTACGATTAACGGACACTGGAGATATTGAAACGATCGGACTAAGAATGAAGGTGGATTGGGTATAAGGAACTTAAGAGAAGTAAATAGAGTGAatgggctgaagctgatctgGAGACTGTTAACTGGTGATTCATTATGGGGTAAATGGATCAAAGCAAACTTACTTAAAGGGAAAAATTTTTGGGAGGTGAAGTCTACAACTCAGGTAGGTTCTTGGATATGGAGGAAAACGTTGAAATTGAGGGAAGTGGCTAAGAGGTTTTACAGGAGAGAGGTGGGTAATGGAAGACATATTTCCTTTTGGTTCGATAGTTGGTCAGATAAAGGAgctttgtttgatgttttgggTCCGCGAGGTGTGATTGAGTTGGGTGTGAGAAGGGATGCGACACTGGAGGAAGCAGTATTAGCTGTtcgaaggagaagaagacatcGCACAGGTGTGTTAAATGTTATAGAAGCGGAACTGCACATCATTGCAAGTAATCTTGTGCCTGAGAAGGAGGATAGTAATCTGTGGAGAGGTAAAACTGGTTTTAAACAGAAATTCTCTACGATGGAAACTTGGTATTTGCTGAGAGAGAGTAAGAATCCAGTCTCATGGGCACGTGCTATCTGGTTTCCTCATGCTACTCCTAAATTTGCTTTTATGGCGTGGGTGTCTATCAGAGATAGAATGCCAACGTTAGATAAGATGGCTATATGGAGTAGGGGACTTGATACAGTATGTGTATTATGTAAAAATGCCTCTGAATCGAGAAGCCATCTGTTCTTCCAGTGTGAATACTCGTCTCAGGTATGGGAGTATGTTACAAAAGGGATATTGTGTAGTTCCTATACTACAGATTGGTCTGGAATCATTGCGATCATTTCAGATGAGAAAAGGGAGAAGATGAGCCGGTTTTGCCTTCGTTATGCGTTTCAGATTGTGCTCTATGCAATTTGGAGAGAGCGTAATAAGGTAATTCATGGGGAGAAGAAGATGCAGTTGTCAGTTATTAAAAGGATGGTTGATAAAGGGATACGCAACAAGATCACGTTGATGAGTAGAAGTGGGGCTAAGGGTATGGAGAGATTAATGCAATACTGGTTTTATACTAGAATGTAAATAGGCTTCAGTTCATATTTGAAAAGGTAGCTAGTGGTTAATTCTAGTATACAGTATGCACTTGTTGTATAAAGgcttttttgaataaatttaacattcattcaaaaaaaaaaaaaaaaaaaaaaaaaaaaagaaacgatcGGACGGTTCGATTTCGACGGGAAGTTAGAGATGAGCATGACAGCTCACCCGAAAACCGATCCTGAAACCGGAGAAACGTTCGCTTTCCGGTACAGTCCGGTTCCACCGTTTTTAACGTTTTTCCGGTTTGATTCAACCGGGAAGAAACAAAGAGACGTTCCGGTTTACTCCTTGACGTCTCCATCGTTCGTTCACGACTTCGCGATCACGAAGAGGCACGCAATCTTCGCGGAGATTCAGATCGTGATGAGGATGAATATAATGGATCTGGTGCTCGAGGGGGGATCTCCGGTTGGTGCTGACAACCGGAAAACGCCGCGGCTCGGAGTGATTCCTCGTAACGCCGGCGATGATTCGGAGATGAAATGGTTTGAAGTTCCTGGATTCAACATCATTCACGCTATCAATGCTTGGGATGAAAACGATGGAACCACCGTCGTTTTGATCGCTCCGAATATTATGTCCATCGAGCATACGTTAGAGAGGATGGATCTCGTTCACTCCTTGGTGGAGAAGGTGAAGATCGATCTCGTCACAGGAATCGTGACACGTCATCCGATCTCCGCGAGGAACCTCGATTTCGCGGTGATCAATCCGGCGTTTCTCGGGAGGCGGAGCCGGTACGTGTACGCGGCGATCGGGGATCCGATGCCGAAGATCTCCGGAGTGGTGAAGCTCGACGTGAGTAAAGGCGATCGGGATGATTGCACGGTGGCGCGTAGAATGTACGGTCCAGGTTGTTACGGCGGCGAACCGTTTTTCGTAGCGAGGGATCCTGGTGATCAGGAGGCAGAGGAGGATGACGGTTACGTGGTGACATATGTTCACGATGAGGTGGCTGGAGAGTCGAAGTTTTTGGTGATGGACGCGAAGTCGCCGGAGCTTGAAATCGTCGCGGCCGTGAGGTTGCCGCGAAGGGTTCCGTACGGATTCCACGGACTATTTGTAAAGGAGAGCGACGTTAATAAGCTTTAACTAAAACAAAGGATTAAGTGTTTAATCACGCTCCGTTTAATGGAGACAAAGCACATATAGTgttgttatatttgaaacaTTATAGTATACATAATTTGGCGGTGGTAgtttgtatacaaaattatcaaaccttatattaaattatttttctttctttaaaatataGGAAACTGCTTCTTTCTAGGCATTAAAGATGAATTTCGCAAAACAGTTCTTTTTTCATGTAAAATCTTAAATCTAAcacaaatgtttttcttttcttttttgaaactgaATCCAACACAAATGTTTCATATGTTATATTAAGACGATAATATTAGAAGATATTAAGTgagtttgtttttgttatttgatgttttaaaacttaaacataaactttttagaaaaatcctcaacaaaaaaattattttatacatttcagttaatgataaaaaaaacataaatgatcataaaacacaaaattttaagaaaatttatattaaaataattttacttaaaaacaaaaaaaatgtcaaataataaaaacagaagaaattcagcattacaaaaatatatatgagaaaaataaatttttttactcgtgctaataaaaaacataaaactctATTCTCTTCCAATATAGAATAAGTTTGGAATGTAATTCCATTTGAATcacaatttgatattttttcatgAATTTGTTAGTACATTTGGAAGGCAATGACAAATTCTTTAATAGGAAAATCATATTTCCAGTTGATATTCTTCAACATTTTTTTGAGGCAGAATGTTAGTAATAGATCTAATTAAAAAAGGTGGACAAGGATTTCCACTACAATTATTGAGACAACATTCTCAACTTTTTAAATTAGTGTTTCATGGATTGATAATGGCAATGTTTTTGACCTAAGGCGGAGATTGAAAGATCAAATGGtactaattatttattcagACTACGTATGTGCAGCGTAAATCTTTCAGTCTTACACATTGAGATGGAAAAATTATTTTGGCAACTTTTTGCATGAGAGACATGTG
The sequence above is drawn from the Brassica napus cultivar Da-Ae chromosome A8, Da-Ae, whole genome shotgun sequence genome and encodes:
- the LOC106360922 gene encoding uncharacterized protein LOC106360922 isoform X1, whose protein sequence is MLSASSSSFAPASAAAMTMASSPLVSRFAAHRTTLRCDLLDQRRLPCSSGIQMKMRNPIATASASAFNNDAPRTKSYKEVIKPFRQMFSQEISSQSNDSDISIAKVLLYIAAEDEAFLAFNREMDARFFMRERETIQDKTDSEEELEPDPSETDSEELDGKSITEWLSELDAISKQVEAELLSRGINSCNAVQVLEAVNTVLFDMRGFKRTSTCFDEDPKDYYLHSVLTSRCGTAFLFSVIYIEVCQRLGVPIVGAKVGEEFLVWPETENPEELFEVATSGKSLFAIVNGKCVDDPKSMASELTGKSLLGLDVATNRDIIGIALANLFRVHWKRASKPTPGQMLTAPLTELNNFRISNIPLLRPHDLRLAIAAAERLLMLEPNNWRVRRDLGMMHYYVRQCREAIIELSICIASFAIEEEEAKELKLFVEKLHRLFSLMSSPLDSDRLALR
- the LOC106360922 gene encoding uncharacterized protein LOC106360922 isoform X2 — encoded protein: MELAAAMTMASSPLVSRFAAHRTTLRCDLLDQRRLPCSSGIQMKMRNPIATASASAFNNDAPRTKSYKEVIKPFRQMFSQEISSQSNDSDISIAKVLLYIAAEDEAFLAFNREMDARFFMRERETIQDKTDSEEELEPDPSETDSEELDGKSITEWLSELDAISKQVEAELLSRGINSCNAVQVLEAVNTVLFDMRGFKRTSTCFDEDPKDYYLHSVLTSRCGTAFLFSVIYIEVCQRLGVPIVGAKVGEEFLVWPETENPEELFEVATSGKSLFAIVNGKCVDDPKSMASELTGKSLLGLDVATNRDIIGIALANLFRVHWKRASKPTPGQMLTAPLTELNNFRISNIPLLRPHDLRLAIAAAERLLMLEPNNWRVRRDLGMMHYYVRQCREAIIELSICIASFAIEEEEAKELKLFVEKLHRLFSLMSSPLDSDRLALR
- the LOC106360920 gene encoding probable carotenoid cleavage dioxygenase 4, chloroplastic; its protein translation is MYSVSSSSFISTFSPKPSLHLRHSSSSRLLPRINSTVVEERSPIINPSENNGPPHKKLYTRTNRNAVASPAKLRPETTLVAALFTTVEDAINTFIDPPSRPSVDPKHVLSGNFAPVLDELPPTECEIIHGSLPPSLDGAYIRNGPNPQFLPRGPYHLFDGDGMLHAIRIRNGKATLCSRFVKTYKYNVEKQNGAPVIPNVFSGFNGVTASVARGALTALRVLAGQYNPVNGIGLANTSLAFFCNRLFALGESDLPYAVRLTDTGDIETIGRFDFDGKLEMSMTAHPKTDPETGETFAFRYSPVPPFLTFFRFDSTGKKQRDVPVYSLTSPSFVHDFAITKRHAIFAEIQIVMRMNIMDLVLEGGSPVGADNRKTPRLGVIPRNAGDDSEMKWFEVPGFNIIHAINAWDENDGTTVVLIAPNIMSIEHTLERMDLVHSLVEKVKIDLVTGIVTRHPISARNLDFAVINPAFLGRRSRYVYAAIGDPMPKISGVVKLDVSKGDRDDCTVARRMYGPGCYGGEPFFVARDPGDQEAEEDDGYVVTYVHDEVAGESKFLVMDAKSPELEIVAAVRLPRRVPYGFHGLFVKESDVNKL
- the LOC106360922 gene encoding uncharacterized protein LOC106360922 isoform X3 gives rise to the protein MFSQEISSQSNDSDISIAKVLLYIAAEDEAFLAFNREMDARFFMRERETIQDKTDSEEELEPDPSETDSEELDGKSITEWLSELDAISKQVEAELLSRGINSCNAVQVLEAVNTVLFDMRGFKRTSTCFDEDPKDYYLHSVLTSRCGTAFLFSVIYIEVCQRLGVPIVGAKVGEEFLVWPETENPEELFEVATSGKSLFAIVNGKCVDDPKSMASELTGKSLLGLDVATNRDIIGIALANLFRVHWKRASKPTPGQMLTAPLTELNNFRISNIPLLRPHDLRLAIAAAERLLMLEPNNWRVRRDLGMMHYYVRQCREAIIELSICIASFAIEEEEAKELKLFVEKLHRLFSLMSSPLDSDRLALR